From the genome of Vicia villosa cultivar HV-30 ecotype Madison, WI linkage group LG2, Vvil1.0, whole genome shotgun sequence, one region includes:
- the LOC131649199 gene encoding uncharacterized protein LOC131649199, translating to MPPKPIQPTPNEILEQAVNTAALRLDSAMQETQQQLDERFHIVHTDLQQTQQNLGQLNTRLENDRQLSDSRYDSIMAALSKILKEKQPATTAAVGTPAGSSGTFQPPPSSSAATAPISTILTPTNTPQRHSATTNPTPRPSTQMQVPFTTYPLFSTPFTLPPLTQPFPFTPQIPYTPQIPYTPQIPYTPIPNSTPLPPFRTPKLELSMFDGSNPLEWLFQAEQYFNFYQLPPENRLGMMSFYMKGEALSWFKWMHQSHELVDWFSFTRALELRFGPSTYANHQAELFKLKQTGSVVEYQATFEKLGNQVVGLSPDAIINCFISGLHSDIQNEIAIHKPTSISQAIGLAKLIESKLKDTKPKFPKPAPPSYNRTIPAQQNAYPPQTGPKQSFPDHTPKLPIKQLTSAQLQERRAQGLCFNCDEKFIPGHRCSKGKFLLLLVDDEDNLLQEPTSPIEETTSIAVPEETYFQLSPQAASGHFSPKTLKFKGQISSMAVTVLIDTGSTHNILQPRVAHHLKLPTTPIQNFSVMVGNGSKLLCSGFCPQVPITLQNTLFHIPFHLLPIEGADVVLGMEWLRTLGPLMADFSIPKISFKHQDNQITITGDPKTYPTQSSFNQFCQLLHTDSIASMHLLLFQPPHNQDTQPNAPTSDFSTSLPKSIPKQIIHILKSFSQIFQKPQGLPPPRQHDHHIPLLPNTTPVNVKPYRYPHSQKEAMTTIIQDMLQEGIIKPSNSPYSSPVLLVRKKDGSWRFCVDYRALNAVTVRDRFPIPTIDELFDELGSATIFSKIDLRSGYHQIRVSQEDTHKTAFRTFDGHYEFLVMPFGLTNAPSSFQSAMNDLLRPYLRRFVLVFFDDILIYNSSLSDHAFHLKLILDLLLSNQFYAKLSKCVFAVPKVDYLGHIISSEGVTPDPTKIQAMLEWQTPRSLTSLRGFLGLTGFYRRFVRHYATLAAPLTDLLQSSKLHWNDTAQEAFTTLKKKMTETPVLCLPDFSKTFVLETDASAIAVGAVLSQQGHPLAFFSKKLCNRLQASSVYIREMYAITEAVKKWRQYLIGRHFHIYTDQQSLKNLLVQTIQTPEQQKWAAKLQGFHFDIFYKPGKANLVADALSRKHTDEPAILLSISSPIPVLVQKLTSYYKQNQDGKNLMQKIKEDSNMQQLFHTHNNLVYYKGRIYIPDSDDLRLSILREFHSTPTGGHSSVKPSLARVSTSFLWPGIYRDIKEFIKRCSVCQKNKYLTTRKQGLLQPLPIPKMVWDELSMDFITHLPNSFGHTVIWVVCDRLTKFCHFIALPTQFSAKDLALRFSIEICRLHGIPSSIVSDRDPLFLSTFWKELFRTQGTTLKYSSAYHPETDGQTEVVNRCLETYLRCFTSENPKKWFRYLHLAEFWHNTALHSSINMTPFEALYGRPPPSFPNYLQGSTDVTSLEDSLQQRTKILESLKHNLDTSRKKMELQSNIKRRDCNFNVGDLVLLRLQPYRQHSVNRRTSQKLSQRFFGPFKILRRIGKVAYHLDLPAESKIHPVIHVSQLRAFFGSDLSHHISPLPDDGDSEEDETKGKSVEDMEQEETRKTEKKRSDCTRDESESEQLIESPNVTCTLKQGHQNVISNGSGKIQSPPSVSLPNTPSHCPPLDASDPSRGLYYPNTPPAAKSIGKDKLVMTPGPHALIHPSATSPCAAPAVPHPLKLPKTLVPNSNGPSRWTQAFAPQPNSHSNLEDKVVFGPESNVSNRPKRMMKQPTWLKDFVTK from the coding sequence ATGCCTCCAAAACCTATCCAACCTACCCCTAATGAAATCCTTGAACAAGCTGTTAACACAGCAGCCTTGCGTTTGGATTCTGCAATGCAAGAAACACAGCAGCAGCTTGATGAAAGGTTTCACATCGTCCACACAGATCTGCAACAGACCCAGCAGAATCTCGGTCAGCTCAACACCAGGCTGGAGAATGACCGCCAACTATCGGATTCGCGCTATGATTCCATCATGGCAGCGCTCTCCAAGATCCTAAAAGAGAAACAGCCAGCAACTACTGCTGCTGTCGGCACACCAGCAGGTTCTTCAGGTACTTTTCAACCCCCACCTTCTAGTTCTGCTGCTACAGCACCCATATCTACCATCCTAACCCCCACAAATACCCCTCAAAGACATTCTGCTACTACAAACCCTACCCCCCGTCCCTCCACACAAATGCAAGTACCCTTCACTACCTACCCACTTTTTTCTACGCCATTTACACTTCCACCCCTAACCCAACCTTTCCCCTTCACACCACAAATTCCATACACTCCACAAATCCCATACACTCCACAAATTCCATACACCCCCATCCCTAATTCAACCCCCTTACCTCCTTTCCGTACCCCTAAATTAGAGTTGTCCATGTTCGATGGTTCAAACCCACTTGAATGGCTTTTTCAAGCTGAGCAATATTTTAACTTTTATCAATTACCCCCTGAAAATCGTTTGGGTATGATGTCCTTTTATATGAAAGGTGAAGCTCTAAGTTGGTTTAAGTGGATGCATCAAAGCCACGAATTAGTGGACTGGTTCTCATTCACTAGGGCTTTGGAACTACGTTTTGGCCCATCCACTTATGCTAATCACCAAGcagaattgtttaaattaaaacaaactgGGTCAGTGGTGGAATACCAAGCTACTTTCGAAAAACTAGGTAACCAAGTTGTGGGATTATCCCCCGATGCTATCATTAATTGTTTCATTTCCGGTTTGCATTCTGATATTCAAAACGAAATTGCTATTCACAAACCCACTTCCATATCACAAGCTATTGGGTTAGCTAAGCTTATTGAGTCCAAATTGAAAGACACAAAGCCTAAGTTTCCTAAACCTGCACCTCCCTCCTACAACCGCACCATTCCAGCCCAACAGAATGCCTACCCACCCCAAACAGGCCCAAAACAAAGTTTTCCAGACCATACACCCAAATTACCCATTAAACAACTGACAAGTGCTCAACTCCAAGAACGTAGAGCCCAAGGACTATGCTTCAACTGTGACGAGAAATTTATTCCGGGCCACCGCTGTTCTAAAGGAAAATTTCTCTTATTACTGGTTGATGATGAGGATAATTTGCTACAGGAACCAACAAGTCCTATTGAAGAAACCACCTCCATAGCTGTTCCCGAAGAAACCTATTTTCAACTCTCACCTCAGGCTGCTAGTGGTCATTTTTCCCCTAAGACACTAAAGTTCAAAGGTCAAATCAGTAGCATGGCTGTCACGGTTTTAATTGACACGGGTAGCACACATAACATTCTACAGCCTAGGGTAGCCCACCACTTAAAATTGCCAACCACTCCAATCCAAAATTTTTCTGTCATGGTGGGAAATGGTTCTAAGTTGTTGTGCTCAGGGTTCTGCCCACAAGTACCAATCACCTTACAAAATACCTTGTTTCACATTCCTTTCCACCTACTTCCAATTGAGGGTGCTGATGTCGTACTAGGTATGGAATGGCTACGTACTCTAGGACCTCTCATGGCTGATTTCTCTATCCCAAAAATTTCCTTCAAACACCAAGACAACCAAATTACCATCACAGGCGATCCAAAAACTTATCCTACCCAATCTTCATTTAACCAATTTTGCCAACTCCTTCATACAGATTCCATCGCCTCTATGCATTTACTGCTATTCCAACCACCACATAACCAAGATACCCAACCCAATGCACCTACCTCTGATTTTTCCACTTCACTCCCAAAGTCCATACCCAAACAAATTATTCACATTCTTAAATCTTTTTCCCAGATTTTTCAGAAACCACAAGGCCTACCCCCCCCAAGACAACATGATCATCACATTCCATTATTGCCCAATACCACCCCGGTTAACGTTAAACCTTACCGGTACCCTCACTCTCAAAAAGAAGCGATGACCACAATAATACAAGACATGTTACAAGAGGGCATTATCAAACCCAGTAATAGCCCTTATTCCTCACCCGTTTTGCTAGTACGCAAGAAAGACGGTTCTTGGCGTTTCTGTGTAGACTATCGCGCTCTTAATGCGGTAACTGTTCGTGATCGCTTTCCCATACCAACTATAGACGAACTATTTGATGAGTTGGGATCTGCAACTATTTTTTCCAAGATCGATCTTCGATCTGGTTATCACCAAATTCGGGTTAGTCAAGAGGATACTCACAAAACTGCATTTAGGACATTTGATGGACACTACGAGTTCTTGGTTATGCCATTTGGCCTAACTAACGCTCCTAGTTCGTTTCAATCAGCGATGAATGATTTGCTTCGCCCATACTTACGacggtttgttttagttttttttgatgatattttaatctaCAACTCATCCTTATCTGATCATGCATTTCATTTAAAACTGATTTTGGACTTACTTCTTTCTAACCAATTTTATGCAAAGCTATCAAAGTGTGTGTTTGCTGTGCCTAAAGTGGATTACCTAGGTCATATTATTTCCAGTGAAGGTGTAACCCCTGATCCGACTAAAATTCAAGCTATGCTAGAATGGCAGACGCCTCGTTCACTCACGTCACTAAGGGGTTTTTTAGGACTCACCGGCTTTTATCGACGATTTGTTCGCCACTACGCCACACTCGCCGCTCCTCTCACCGATTTATTACAGTCCAGCAAGTTACATTGGAATGATACAGCACAAGAAGCTTTTACAACACTGAAAAAGAAAATGACAGAGACTCCGGTCTTGTGCCTTCCTGACTTCTCCAAGACTTTTGTGCTCGAAACAGATGCGTCCGCTATCGCAGTTGGAGCTGTGCTATCACAACAGGGTCACCCACTTGCGTTCTTCAGCAAGAAACTATGCAACCGTCTTCAGGCCTCGTCAGTCTATATTCGTGAGATGTATGCCATCACAGAAGCTGTAAAAAAGTGGAGACAATATTTAATTGGAAGGCATTTTCACATTTACACGGATCAACAGAGCTTAAAGAATTTGTTAGTGCAAACTATACAAACACCCGAACAACAAAAGTGGGCAGCTAAGTTACAAGGTTTTCATTTTGACATCTTTTACAAACCTGGTAAAGCAAATCTCGTAGCCGACGCACTCAGCCGCAAACACACAGATGAACCAGCAATCCTTCTCTCCATCTCTTCTCCGATTCCAGTCCTCGTACAAAAGTTAACCAGTTATTACAAACAGAACCAAGATGGCAAGAATCTTATGCAGAAGATTAAAGAGGATAGTAATATGCAACAACTTTTCCACACCCATAATAATTTGGTTTACTACAAAGGGCGCATTTACATACCTGATAGTGACGACTTGCGACTTTCCATTCTTCGAGAGTTCCACTCAACACCAACCGGTGGCCATTCAAGTGTTAAGCCGTCTCTGGCTCGTGTCTCTACTTCCTTCCTTTGGCCTGGCATTTACAGAGATATAAAAGAGTTTATTAAGAGATGTTCAGTCTGTCAGAAGAACAAGTACTTGACTACACGAAAACAGGGTCTCCTACAGCCATTGCCAATTCCAAAAATGGTCTGGGATGAATTGAGCATGGATTTCATTACTCACCTTCCTAATTCGTTTGGTCACACGGTTATTTGGGTAGTCTGTGACAGGTTGACGAAGTTCTGCCACTTTATTGCACTCCCAACACAGTTTTCGGCCAAGGACCTTGCCCTCCGCTTCTCAATCGAGATCTGTCGCCTTCATGGTATTCCATCCTCTATTGTATCAGATCGCGACCCACTTTTTCTCAGCACGTTCTGGAAGGAGTTGTTTCGCACCCAAGGCACAACTCTGAAGTATAGCTCAGCATACCACCCTGAGACAGACGGACAAACAGAGGTCGTTAATCGATGCTTAGAAACTTATTTACGGTGCTTTACCAGTGAAAATCCAAAGAAATGGTTTCGTTACTTACACTTAGCGGAGTTTTGGCATAACACAGCTCTTCATTCTTCTATCAACATGACCCCTTTTGAGGCGCTTTACGGACGACCACCGCCTTCGTTTCCCAACTACCTTCAAGGATCCACAGATGTTACGTCCTTAGAGGATTCTCTGCAACAACGCACAAAAATATTAGAGAGTCTTAAACACAATCTGGATACAAGCAGAAAAAAAATGGAACTTCAAAGCAATATAAAGAGACGCGATTGTAACTTCAATGTCGGAGATCTCGTACTCCTTCGTCTCCAGCCCTACCGCCAACATTCCGTGAACCGCCGCACCTCACAGAAACTCTCACAGCGTTTCTTCGGCCCCTTCAAGATCTTACGCCGGATCGGGAAAGTAGCCTATCACTTGGACTTGCCGGCGGAGTCGAAGATTCATCCGGTTATTCATGTTTCCCAACTCAGAGCATTCTTTGGCTCTGATCTATCGCACCATATCTCGCCACTTCCTGATGATGGAGATAGTGAGGAAGATGAAACAAAGGGGAAATCTGTAGAAGATATGGAACAAGAAGAAACAAGGAAGACAGAGAAAAAGAGAAGTGATTGTACAAGGGACGAGAGTGAGAGCGAACAGCTTATAGAGTCTCCTAATGTTACTTGTACTTTGAAGCAAGGACATCAGAACGTTATCTCCAACGGATCTGGGAAAATCCAATCTCCACCATCCGTTAGCTTACCAAACACACCAAGTCACTGCCCACCTTTGGATGCCTCTGACCCTTCACGTGGGTTGTACTATCCCAACACTCCACCAGCGGCCAAAAGCATTGGAAAAGATAAATTAGTAATGACACCTGGGCCCCATGCATTAATTCACCCGTCTGCAACTTCCCCATGCGCCGCACCAGCTGTACCCCATCCACTCAAACTTCCCAAAACCCTAGTTCCAAATTCTAATGGGCCTTCTCGTTGGACACAAGCTTTTGCACCACAGCCCAACTCCCActccaaccttgaggacaaggttgtctTTGGGCCGGAGAGTAATGTTAGCAACAGGCCCAAACGCATGATGAAGCAGCCCACTTGGCTGAAAGACTTTGTTACTAAATAA